The Acipenser ruthenus chromosome 25, fAciRut3.2 maternal haplotype, whole genome shotgun sequence genome has a window encoding:
- the LOC117964551 gene encoding tyrosine--tRNA ligase, cytoplasmic → MTNNLSPEEKYDLITRNLQEVLGEEKLKEILKERELKIYWGTATTGKPHVAYFVPMSKIADFLKAGCEVTILFADLHAYLDNMKAPWDLLELRTQYYEQVIKAMLESIEVPLEKLKFVKGTDFQLSREYTLDVYKLSSTVTQHDAKKAGAEVVKQVDHPLLSGLLYPGLQALDEEYLKVDAQFGGVDQRKIFTFAEKYLPSLGYTKRIHMMNPMVPGLTGGKMSSSEEESKIDLLDRKEDVKKKLKKAFCEPGNIESNGVLSFVKHVIFPLHSEFVIMKDAKWGGDKTYTVFGDLEKDFAEELVHPGDLKNSVEAALNKLMDPIRKKFESPELRKLTNAAYPAQSKPKAAAKGNPKNAEEDEMVPSRLDLRVGKVVSVEKHPEADSLYLEKIDVGEAEPRTVVSGLVAFVPASELQDRLVVLLCNLKPQKMRGIESQAMLLCASTEGEGRRVEPLDPPTGSAPGERVFVEGYEAGKPDDELKPKKKVFEKLQADFKISGECVAQWNQKNFMTKLGLITCKSLKGGNIS, encoded by the exons ATGACTAACAACCTGAGCCCAGAGGAGAAGTACGACCTCATCACCAGGAATCTGCAG GAGGTGCTGGGGGAGGAGAAGCTCAAGGAGATCCTGAAAGAGAGGGAGCTGAAGATCTACTGGGGAACAGCCACCACTGGCAAGCCACACGTTGCCTACTTTGTGCCCATGTCCAAGATCGCTGATTTCTTAAAGGCCGGGTGTGAG GTGACGATCCTGTTTGCTGACCTGCATGCCTACCTAGACAACATGAAGGCGCCCTGGGACCTGCTGGAGCTGCGGACCCAGTACTACGAGCAGGTGATCAAAGCCATGCTGGAGAGTATAGAGGTGCCGCTGGAGAAGCTCAAGTTTGTGAAGGGAACGGACTTCCAGCTCAGCCG GGAGTACACTCTAGATGTCTACAAGCTGTCCTCCACAGTGACACAGCATGATGCCAAGAAAGCCGGGGCAGAGGTTGTGAAGCAAGTGGACCACCCCCTCCTGAGCGGTCTGCTCTACCCAGGACTGCAG GCTCTTGATGAGGAGTACTTGAAAGTCGATGCCCAGTTTGGGGGAGTGGATCAGAGGAAAATCTTCACCTTCGCAGAAAAG TACCTGCCGTCTCTGGGCTACACCAAGCGCATCCACATGATGAACCCCATGGTCCCGGGACTCACAGGGGGAAAGATGAGCTCCTCTGAGGAG GAGTCTAAGATCGATCTGCTGGACAGGAAGGAGGATGTGAAGAAGAAGCTGAAGAAGGCGTTCTGTGAGCCGGGGAACATCGAGAGCAACGGAGTCCTGTCCTTCGTGAAGCATGTCATCTTCCCTCTCCACTCCG AGTTTGTCATCATGAAGGATGCAAAGTGGGGTGGAGACAAAACCTACACTGTTTTCGGAGATCTGGAGAAGGATTTTGCAGAGGAG CTCGTGCACCCAGGGGACCTGAAGAACTCGGTAGAAGCCGCCCTGAACAAACTGATGGATCCGATCAGGAAGAAGTTTGAAAGCCCAGAGCTGAGGAAACTGACAAACGCAGCCTACCCAGCCCAATCCAAACCGA AGGCAGCGGCTAAAGGAAATCCCAAAAATGCCGAAGAGGATGAGATGGTACCGTCGAGGCTGGATCTCAGAGTTGGGAAAGTTGTCAGCGTTGAGAAG CACCCGGAAGCAGACAGTCTGTACCTGGAGAAGATCGACGTGGGCGAGGCAGAGCCCCGGACGGTGGTCAGCGGGCTGGTTGCGTTCGTCCCTGCGTCCGAGCTGCAGGACAGGCTGGTGGTCCTGCTCTGTAACCTCAAACCCCAGAAGATGAGAGGCATCGAGTCCCAGGCCATGCTGCTGTGTGCCTCCAC tGAAGGGGAGGGGCGCAGGGTGGAGCCCCTGGACCCCCCCACAGGGTCAGCCCCCGGGGAGCGTGTCTTCGTGGAGGGGTATGAAGCGGGCAAGCCAGATGACGAGCTGAAGCCAAAGAAGAAAGTGTTCGAGAAGCTCCAG GCCGACTTTAAAATCTCAGGGGAATGCGTTGCGCAGTGGAATCAGAAGAACTTCATGACCAAACTGGGACTGATCACGTGTAAATCACTGAAAGGAGGGAACATCAGCTAA